Genomic window (Achromobacter sp. B7):
CAGCGGTTTGCCAAAGTAGGCGCGCGACGCGGCCGCGAAGCCATAGGCGCGGTGCCCCAGGTAGATCTGGTTCATGTAGAGCTCAAGGATCTGGTCCTTGGTCAGTTCGTTTTCGATCTTGAACGTGAGCAGCAGCTCGTACAGCTTGCGCGAATACGTCTTTTCGGAAGACAGATAGAAATTGCGCGCCACCTGCATCGTGATCGTGCTGCCGCCTTGCGACTTCGAGCCCTTGACCACGTTGGTCAGTACCGCGCGCGCCACGCCCATCCAGTCGACACCGCCGTGGCTGTAGAAGCGGTCGTCCTCGGCCGCCAGCACGGCCTGGCGCATCACCGGCGGGATTTCATCAAACCGCAGCACGTTGCGGTGTTCTTCGCCGTATTCGCCGATCAGGACCTTGTCGGCCGTGTAGATGCGCAGCGGCACGCGCGGCCGGTAGTCGGTCATGGCGTGCAGGTCGGGCAGGCTGGGCCAGGCCAGGGCCAATGCCAGCCCAAGCACGACGGCCCCGCACGCGCCGACGCCGGCCGCGACGATGCCCGTCTTGACCAGGATGCGTTTCCAGGGAAGGCCCGATTTGCCGCCCGGGTTGGCGGAGGATTGCTGGGGGGTGCTCATTGCAGGCGATTCTAGGACAGAACGCTATAGACCGGCCATGGCGTCATAAGGTTTCAGTAACCAAACTTGCCGAAGCCAAGTGGGGGGCGTGTGCCGCGGTAGATATAGGGACGGGGTCTAGCATACGCGCGACGCGGCTTGCGTGCGCGAGCGACGGGAATTGCGCTGTGAAATGTATTGCGCGCCGTGACAAACAGCAAGGCCGGTTGCATGCGCCTGTTGTGATTCAGCTTTCGGTAAGGCGCCAGGAGCCCTGTTGATACCGTTGCGGCGGCGCGCCCAACGCGCGGTGGAACATGGCGCTGAACGCGCTGATGCTGCGGTATCCCAGGTCGGCCGCGATGCGGGCAACGGGCACGCCTTCCGACAAGCGGCAGACCGCGTCGGCCAGGCGCACCTGTTGTACCCATTGCCGGTAATTCAGGCCCAGTTCGGCCTGGAACAGCCGGATCAGCGTGCGCGCGCTGGCGCCGACCTCGTTGCCCCAGGCTTCCATGCCGCGTTGCAGGCCGGGCTGGTCCAGGATGGCCGCGCAGATGGTCTGCAAGCGGCGGTCTCGCGGCCAGGGGATTTGTATGGGCAGCACGCGCGCGGCCGCTAGTTCAGACAGGATCAACGCGGCGATCTGCTCGGCCCGGCCCCCCAGCGGGTAGTCGATGGGCTCGGCCGTCAGTGCCAGGATCAGTTCGCGCAGCAGGCCGCTCACTTCCACCACCTGGGGTTGCCGCCAGTAGCCGGCGGCGGCATCGGCCTGAATGTAAAGCGAGCGCATCGACACGGCGCCCACCATGTCCACCCCATGAGGCACGCCGGCCGGCACCCACAAGGCGCGCAGCGGCGGCAGCGCCCAGAAACCGCTGGGCGTCGTGACCCGCATCACGCCCTCGGCCGCGTAGATCAGCTGCGCGCGGGGATGCGAGTGCGCGCCCGTTTGCGCCCCCGCGCGAAATTCCTTGGCCATCGCGGTGACGACGCGCGGGCGGTCCTGGTAGTCCTGCGCGTTGATGCTGCGGGCGGGGTCGGGCGGGGCAAGACGGGTGGCCATGATGTCACTTCCAACCAAAGGATGAGGCCGCGACGGCGGGCAGGGTGGCGCTATTTTGTCACTTGGTCGATGAAAATTGGCAGATCTTCGCAGCGGCCGGTTTCTACACTGATGGCTGGCTTTGGCTGTCAGCCAAACACAACCCCATCGCAAAAGCCGCCCATGACCCCCGCCCAAAATCCCGTTGCCGGCATGTCGGACGCCATGGCGCCCGCGCCCGCTGCGCAGGCGACCGCCGCCCCGTCCAGCACCCCATCCACCCCCCCATCCACCGCCTATAAAGTGCTGGGCGCGATCAGCGTGGCGCATTTGATGAACGACATGATCCAGTCGATCCTGTTGGCCATCTACCCCATGTTGAAGGATTCGTTCAGCCTGTCCTTCGCACAGATCGGGCTGATCACCTTGGTCTATCAGTTGGCGGCCTCGCTGCTGCAACCCTTCATCGGCCTGTACACCGACCGCCATCCCAAGCCCTATTCGCTGCCTGTGGGAATGAGCTTCACGCTGGCTGGGCTATTGCTGCTGTCGGTGGCGCCGTCGTTCGGCTGGCTGCTGGTGGCCGCCGTGCTGGTCGGCACGGGGTCGTCGGTGTTCCACCCGGAATCGTCGCGGGTGGCGCGCATGGCCTCGGGCGGCCGGCACGGCTTGGCGCAGTCGCTGTTCCAGGTGGGGGGCAACGTGGGGTCGGCGCTGGGGCCGCTGCTGGCGGCGCTGTTCATCATTCCGCACGGCCAGCGCAGCGTGGCCTGGTTTGCCTTCGCGGCACTATTCGGCATCGTGGTGCTGATCGGTATCGGCCGTTGGTACAGCGCCAACCGCGTCATGTTCAAGCCGCGCGCGCGCACGGCGGGCGCCGGCAATGGGCTGTCGCGCAATCGGGTGATCGGTGCGCTGGCGGTGCTGGGCGTGCTGATATTTTCCAAGTACTTCTATCTGGCCAGCCTGAACAGCTATTTCACTTTCTACCTGATCGACAAGTTCGGTTTGTCGGTGCGCGAGGCGCAGCTGTACCTGTTCCTGTTCCTGGCCGCAGTCGCGGTGGGCACGGTGGTGGGCGGGCCGGTGGGCGACCGCATCGGCCGCAAGATCGTCATCTGGGTGTCGATCCTGGGCGTAGCGCCCTTCACCTTGCTGCTGCCCCACGCCAATCTGTTCTGGACGGCGGCGCTGGTGGTGGTGATCGGCATGGTGCTGGCGTCGGCGTTTTCGGCCATCGTCGTCTACGCGCAGGAATTGGTGCCGGGCAAGGTGGGCATGATTGCCGGGCTGTTCTTCGGCTTTGCCTTCGGCATGGGCGGGGTGGGGGCGGCCGCGCTGGGCAAGCTGGCCGACGCCACCAGCATTGGCTATGTGTACCAGGTGTGCGCGTATCTGCCGCTGTTGGGCGTGGTGGCAATCTTGCTGCCTAACGTGGAAAAGCCGCGCTGATGCAGTCCCGCGTTGATTCCCTACGCCAAACCAGCACGGATCTTCGGACGACGGGGTAGTGCTTTTGGCCGACTGGCGGGGGCGAACCACAATAATTAATCTAGGGTTTGCCCTTCGTTCCTTTCGATTGTCAGTTACCTGAAAGGTTTAACTGTCAAATACTGCAAACGGGTGAACCGGGCGCTCCTGGCTTGGCGTATTCTTCTGGACATGCCGCGCTATCGTCTTGGCGCGGGAGGTAAAGGTTCAGGACAACGTCGCGCCCTCGCTTCGGCGGATCGCCGTCACGCGGGGCGGCGGCTTTTCGTCCTTCTGGTAACAAAAAGCATCAAGCATGCTGACGTGTAACGCGTATCCATCCATGAACCCAGTGCAACGGCAGGTCTGAACCGACGGCATTTGTTCCCAAGGCGCGGCCGGCAAAAAACCATGACGACTTCTTTGTTCTTCCTGATGTGGGCGCTGGCCACGGCCTTGGCGCTACCGTTGTTGCTGCCGTTCCAGTCGCGCGGGGTCAAGGGCGTGCGTGCGTTCATCGCCGCCAACACGCTGGCCGTGCTGGCGCTGCTGGCCTTCGCCGCCGCCAAGCTTGTGCCGCCGGGCGCCTACATCATGGCGTCGAACGCGGCTTGGGTATGCGCAATCAGCCTGGTGTATGTGGGCGTGCGCCAGTTCTTCGGGCTGCGGCCGCATATCGCGCGCACGTCCGGCGTCACGGCGGCGGGTGTGCTGGCCTTTGCGCTGCTGCTGTATGGCGCGGACCACCTGCCAGAACGCATGCTGCTCAATTCCGGCTTTACCTGCATCAGCGCGCTGCTGACCGGGCGGGTCATCTACCAGCAGCGCGCAAAGATCCGCACTCCCGGCGTGATGCTGTATCTGATGCTGGCCATATTCGGGCTGGCGGCGCTGCACGCAACGCGGGTGGTGGTCTATGGGTTCGGTTTCGTGAAGCCCGTGTCCTTGCTTGAACCGTCATCCTGGGGGCTGTTCTTCATTGTGTGCGGTTCGGTGACGGTGCCGGCGCTGTTCCTGGCGTTGCTGCTGCTGGTGCAGACGTGGCTATCCGAGCAGATGCAGGCGGCCCTGACGTTCGACAGCCTGACGCACGCCTATTCCCGCCGCAGCATCCTGGATGAACTGGAACGCGAGTTGCAGCGCTGTAGCCGCTCCGGCGGTCCGCTGGCCGTGCTGGTGCTGGACATCGACCATTTCAAATCCATCAACGACCGCTACGGCCATGCGGCGGGCGACACCGCGCTGCGCCATTTCGCCAAGGTCGCGCAGCACGCCGTGCGCGGCGCCGACCGCTTCGGCCGCCTGGGCGGCGAGGAGTTCGTGCTGTTGATGGTGGACTGCGACCCGGCGCGGGCGCTGGTGCACGCGCAGCGCGTCTGCGATGCACTGCGCGATACGCCGCTTTACCTGCAAGGGGTGGAAGTGCCCATGACCGCCAGCGGTGGTCTGGCCACGTACCAGCCCGGCGATAGCGCCGATGTGATCCTGGCGCGCGCCGACGTGGCGCTATACCGCGCCAAGGAGCAAGGGCGCGACCGGGTGGAAATGGCGTTTGGCGCGCGCGGCGCGGGCCGCGTGCACGTGGGCGGGCTGGCCGGCATGGCGCCAGCGGCGAACGCGCCGCTGGTGACTCATGAAGGCGCGGGGAACTAAGGCTTGAGGTGTTCCGTCAGGAACTTTTCCATCGCTTCGTAGAACTCGAACTTGTTCTCGTCGTTGTGGAAACCGTGGCCTTCGTTGTCCTTGACCATGTATTCCACTTCAACCCCGCGCGCCTTCAACGCCGCCACCATCTGGTCGCTTTCGTCTTTGGCCACGCGCGGGTCCTTGGCGCCTTGTGCAACGAACAGCGGCGTCTTGATCTTGTCCGCGTGCAGCGCGGGCGAGGTCGCGGCCAGCCGGTCCTTATCGCGTTCGGGGTGGCCGACCATGTCCTGCATCTTGTCCAGCATTGGCTTCCAGTACGGCGGAATGGACTTCATGAACGTGAACAGATTGGACACGCCCACGTAGTCCACGGCCGCCGCGTACAAGTCCGGCGTGAACGTCACGCCAGCCAGCGTGGCGTAGCCGCCGTAGCTGGCGCCATAGATGCCGATACGCTTGGGGTCGGCGATGCCTTGCTTGACCAGCCACTGAACGCCATCGGTGATGTCGTCCTGCATTTTCAGGCCCCATTGCCCGAAGCCGGCTTCCCAGAACGCGCGGCCATAACCCGTCGAACCCCGGAAGTTCATTTGCAGCACGCAGAAACCGCGGTTGGCCAGGAATTGCGTTTCGGGGTTGTAGCCCCAGCCGTCGCGTGCCCACGGCCCGCCGTGCGGGTTGACGATGCAAGGCAGGTTCTTGGGATCGCGGCCGGCGGGAAGCGTCAGGTAGCCGTGAATGGTCAGGCCGTCGCGGCTTTGGTAGCTGATGGGCCGCACTTGCGACATGTCGGCTTCCGGAATGGCCGGGTTGATGTCGGCCAGCTTGGTCAGCGTGTCGGTGTTGGCGTCGTACAAGTAGCGCGAGCCCGGCGTGCGGTCGTTGTAGGCCGCCACGATGAACACGGTTTCGTCGCGGTTGGACCCTTGCAGGGCGATGTCATAGCCCTTGAGCTTGTCGGACAGTTTCTTGAACAGCGCTTCGGACTGCGCGTCGAAGAACTTGTATTGCGGCTTGTCGGTCTGGTAGGCGGCCAGCGTCAGCACGCGGCGCTTGCGTGAGTAGCCCGCGCCGTCCAGGTCGACGGTGTCGGGCGTGAAGATCTCTTCTTCGACATCCGGTTGTGCCGGGTCGATGACCACCAGCGACAGCTTGTCGCGGCCACGGTTGCTCAGGGCGTAGATCTTCTTGTCGTCGAACGTGAAGAACGACGGGCTGACGTTGGTGCGGTAATCGGTGGTGATCAGCGGGCGGAAGTCGGACGCTTCGTTGTCGCGGTAGAGCAGGGTGGTGTTCAGGCCGTCGCTGGTGACGGCGGCGCGCACCTTGCCCGCATGGTCGGTCTGCCAGCCCACGATGTTGCCCGGGTTCTGCGCCACCAGCACGGCGGCGCCGGTGTGGACGTTGACGCGGTAGACGTCAAAGACCTCGGGGTTGCGTTGGTTGTGGCTGATCAGGACGTGGTCGGGGTCGTCTTCAAGATCGTCTTCGATGCTGGCGCGCGCGCCTTCATAGGGCGTCAGGTCGGTGATCTTGCCCGTCTTGGCGTTCACGGCCAGTACGTGGAAGTTCTCGTCGCCGCCAAAGTCCTTCTGATAGAGCACCACGTCGGCGCCCTTCCAGAAGTAGTTGGAGATATCGCGCGCGGTTTCGCTGGTCAGTTGGCGGGGTTCGCCCACCAGCTGGCTGCCTTGCAGCGGCTGCACGTAAATGTTCATGCGGGCCGGGTTGCCGTCCACGCTGGTGGGCTGCATGAAGGCCAGGGTGCGGCCGTCGTCGGCCAGGCGGAAGAAGCCGCGTTCCGGGTTGCGGAAAAAGTCCTTCAGGGGATAGGCGCGGGGCGGGGGCTGGGTGGCGCAGGCGCCCAGCGTGGTGCCGACGATACTGGCGGCCAGAATGGTGCGCGTCATGAAGGAAAACAAGGCAGGACCTCCGCGATTTCAATGCGGTCGATAATGCCATAGTCGCGCGGGCGGTGTCGAACCGACCCCACTTATGCCGCCGTGCCGTTTGCGGGATAATCGCGGCAATTCATCTGGAGAATTACATGTACAGGAATCTGGTCGCGGCATCGGCGCTGGCGCTGGGCCTGGCGGGTTGCTCGCTGGGCATCTCGCAGGACAGCGCATCCCCGCACAGCGAATTCAAGGCGCCGGTCGCGTTCAAGGACGCCTACGCCACCGTGATCCGGCAGTCGAACAACTGCCTGCGCAGCACCGACAACGCCTATCGCGTGGTGTCCGACCTGAACGAGGCGGCGCAGTCGGGCGTGGTGCGCGTGCTGGCCCCATATACCGACAACGAAATGTCACGCGTGGACCTCAAGGCCAATGGCCCGGCAAGCACCGACGTGAAGATCGTGATGTGGGGCAAGGGCACCTGGGACGCCGCCGCGATGCGTGCCATGCAGGACGCCATCTACTACAGCATCACGTCGTGCAGCACCTACATGCCGCTGGACCCGCGCCCGCCCGTCAAGCCGTCGCGCGACCTGCCCAACTGAGCGCCGTCGCGCGACCTGCCCGACTCAGCGTCGCGCGCGACCTGTGCAACTAAGCGCCGCGCGCGACCTGTGCAACTTGCGCCGCGCGCGACCTGTGCAACTTGCGGCGCGCGTCACATCCCAAGGGCGGCGCCGTTCAATCGCCGCCCGGGCGGCGGCGGATGATCTTGAAGGTTGCCGTGGCGCGCGCCACCAGTTCGCCGTCGGCGCGTCGGATGTCGCCTTCACAGAAGGCGATGGACGCGCCCCGGCGCAGGCAGCGCGCTTCAATGACCAGGTCGCCCGTGCCGGGAGACAGGAACGTGGTGTTCATGTCGATGGTGGCCATGCCTTCGGTGGCATCGGCGGACCCGCGTGCCGCCGCGCTAAGGGTAAAGTCCAGCACGCTCATCAGCGTGCCGCCGTGCACGTCGCCCCGGCTGTTGGTCAGGTCCTGGCGCCACGGCAGGGTGGTGCGGGCGAATCCCGGCGCAACGCTCTCGGGCACCAGCCCGATGAAGTGCATGAAGGGTATCGTCAGGCCGAAATAGTCAGTGGATGCAGGGGCAGAGGCGGTCATGAGCGTGGGCAAGATGGGTAAGCGGATAGAGCCGGTCATAATATATTTTTTTGCAGTGCCCGCCAGCGTGCAACGGCGACGGGCGCATCGTCTTCACTGGAATGTCTGAACTCTTGCGCAAGATCGTGCATGTGGACATGGACGCGTTCTACGCATCCGTGGAGCAGCGCGACAACCCCGACCTGCGCGGCAAGCCCGTGGTGGTGGCCTGGACCGGGCCGCGCTCGGTCGTCTGCGCGGCGTCCTACGAGGCGCGGCGCTTCGGCATTCATTCGGCCATGTCCGCCATCCGCGCCGAACGCCTGTGCCCGCAAGCCATCTACGTGCCGCCGGACTTCAACCGCTATCGCGAGGTGTCGCGCCAGATCCGGCAGATATTCGGCCGCCATACCGACTTGATCGAACCGCTGTCGCTGGACGAAGCCTATCTGGACGTGACGCATAACAAAGGCGGGCTGCCCTCGGCGACCGAAGTGGCTCAGGTCATCCGCCATCAGATCCGCGAAGAAACCGGCCTGACCGCGTCGGCCGGCATCGCGCCCAACAAATTCCTGGCCAAGATTGCCTCTGACTGGAACAAGCCCGACGGGCAGTTCGTCATCCGGCCCACGAAGGTGCTGGAATTTCTGCAACCGCTGCCAGTGCGCAAAGTGCCGGGAGTGGGCAAGGTGACGCAGGCGCGGCTGGAGCAGTTGGGCATCCACACGGTGGGCGACCTGGCCACGCACAGCCTGGAAGAACTGGCCCACTATTTCGGGCGCTACGGGCGCCGCCTGTACGAGCTGGCGCGCGGTATCGACGATCGCGAAGTGCAAACCGACCAGCCCTTGCAGCAGGTGTCGGCCGAGACCACGTTTTCGGAAGATATCCGGCTGGACGCGTTGGGCGATGCCATCGACCGCATGGCGGGCAAGGTGTGGGACCAGGCGTTGAAGAAAGGCGCGCTGGGGCGCACGGTGGTCCTGAAGTTGAAGACCGACCGGTTTCGCATCCTGACGCGCAGCCAGACCAGCTTGAATCCGCCGGGGTCGGCGGCCGAACTGGCGGCGTTGGCCAGGCTGTTGTGCGAACGGGTGGAACTGCCGCCGGAAACGTTGTACCGGCTGGCAGGAGTCGGGATGAGCAATTTTGCCGATCCCGCCGAGCAGTCGCGCCAGCCCGATTTGTTCGGCGGCACGTTTTAACTGCCCGGCGCCGGGTCAGGCCAGCCGGGCCTTGACCTGTTGCGACAACGCCGTCATGTCGGCGCGGCCGGCCAGCGCCTGCTTGAGCAGCGCCATGACCTTGCCCATCGCGGGCGCGCCCGTCACGCCTTGCGCGGCCACTTCGGCCAGCGCGGCGTCGATGGCGGCGGCCACTTCTTCAGGGCTTGCGGCCTGCGGCAAGAACTCTTGCAGCACCAGCAATTCGGCCTTTTCCTGTTCGGCGGTTTCCGTGCGCCCGGCTTGTTCGAAGGCGGCGATGGATTCGCGCCGTTGCTTGACCTGCTTTTCGATGATGGCGGTGATTTCGGCGTCGTTCAGGTCGCGGCGTTCGTCCACTTCCTTTTGCTTGACGGCGGCCAGCAGGAAACGCAGGGTCGTCAGGCGTTCGGAAGCCTTGGCGCGCATGGCGTCCTTGACGGCATCGGACAGGCGGGTCTTGAGCGTAGCAGTGCTCATATGTGAACCTTTTGGGTGGTGTTGCGGCAATTCGCAAGTGTAAATCGGGCGGGCCCGGATCGGGCCAGCATCTAGCCGGCGTCGGGCCGGCTTCGGCCCGGCTTACTTCACGCGGGCCAGATCCCCGCGCAGCGCCACGCCGGCCACCACGGCGCCCGCGTGGCACTCGTAGTCGGTCTTGCTGCTGGTTTCGTTTTTGCGATAGTAGCTGACGATGTTCGTCACGGCATTCGCGCCGGCCTTCTTGGCGGCTTCATGCAGCGAGATCACCGCCGATTGCGCCGCCCACAGGCACGCTTCCGGGTCTTTCTTGGCAAACGCGTTGGTCTTGCGGTTGGTGACCACGTTGGCTTCCAGCACCTGGCCCTTCGGACCCGTGCCCGCCAGGTAGAACTTGACGCTACCGTCGATCTTGCCGGCGGCCAGGGCGGCGTCGATGGCCGGTTGCAGGGGCAGGAAGACGGTGCGGTCGGCGGCCAGTACCTGGGTCGAGCAGGCCAGCGACAGGGACAGAGCGCCAAAGAGCTTGTGGGTGATCTTCATGAAGTGCGTTTTCCGAGAATGAAAGTTGGGAAGAAGGCAGAAAGAAGGCGAAAAGAAGGTGAAAAGAAGGTGAAAAGAAGGTGAAAAGTCGGTGAAAAAAGGCGAATGGACGGAACAGGTCAATGCCGACCCGGCAAGCCCGGCCAGGCAACGCCCGACGCGGCTCAGGACCAGCGCCGGAAAATCAGTGAGGTGTTGATGCCGCCGAACGCGAAGTTATTGTTCATGACGTATTCGTTGCTCATGCGGCGGCCTTCGCCTTGCAGATAGTCCAGGTCGCCGCAACGCGGATCGATGTTGCGTAGATTCAGCGTGGGCGCGTACCAGTCGCGGTTCAACATCTCGATGCTGAACCACGACTCCAGCACGCCGCAGGCGCCCAGCGTGTGGCCCAGATAGCTTTTCTGCGTGCTGATCGGCATGCGCGCGCCAAACAGCGCGTGCGTGGCCTGCGTTTCAGCGATATCGCCTTGTTCGGTCGCGGTGCCGTGGCCGTTCACGTAGCCGATGGCTTCCGGCGGCAGGCCGGCGTCCGCCAGCGCCATCTGCATGGCGACGCGCATGGTGGCCGCCTCGGGCCGCGTGATATGCGTGCCGTCCGAGTTGCTGCCGAATCCCACCACTTCCGCATGGATGTGCGCCCCGCGCGCCAGTGCATGGTCCAGCGATTCCAGCACCAGCATGCCGCTGCCTTCGCCGATGACCAGGCCGTCGCGGTCGCGGTCGTAAGGGCGCGGCGTCAGTTCCGGCGTGTCGTTCTGCTGGCTGGTGGCATACAGCGCGTCAAACACCAGCGCTTCGCTGGCGCACAGTTCTTCCGCGCCGCCGGCCAGCATCATGTCCTGGCGGCCATAGCGGATGGCCTCGTAGGCGTAGCCGATGCCCTGGCTGCCCGAGGTGCAGGCGCTGGAGGTCGGAATGATGCGGCCCTTCAGCTCGAAGAAGATGCCCACGTTGGCCGCCGTGGTGTGCGGCATCATGCGCACATAGGAATTGGCGTTCAGGTCGTCGGTGACGCCGTTCAGCAGCATGTTGCCGAACGCGCGGATCTCGGCGGTGCTGCCCACCGACGACCCGCACGCCACGCCCATGCGGCCATCGGTGATGCTGGGCTCGCCCAGCAACGACGCATCGGCCAGCGCCAACTCGGCGGCGCGCACGGCCAGTTGCGACACGCGGCCCATGCTGCGCAATTGCTTGCGCGTCCAGTGCGAGGGCACCTTGAAGTCTTCCACGGGCCCGGCCAGCCGCGTGTTCAGTTCGGCAAAGCGCGCCCAATCCGGCATGGCGCGGATGGCGCTGCGGCCCGATTCGAATGCTTGTTGCACGCTGGCCCAGTCCGAACCCAGCGCGCTGATGCCGGCCATGCCGGTGACCACAACCCGTTTCATCAGCACAACCCTCCGTTGACGGCGATGACCTGGCGCGTGATGTAGGCGGCGCCCGGCGACATCAGGAAGGCCACCGTGGCGGCCACCTCTTCGGGCTTGCCCATGCGCTGGGCCGGCACCGCTTTCAGAATTTCTTCCACGGGCACGTGCTCGTCGATCATGTCGGTATCGATCAGGCCCGGCGCCACGCAGTTCACGGTGATCTGGCGCTTGGCCAGTTCAACGGCCAGCGCTTTGGCCGCCCCGATCAGCCCCGCCTTGGACGCGCTGTAGTTGACCTGGCCACGGTTGCCCACCAGCCCGGACACCGACGCCATGCAGACCACGCGGCCCGGCGCGCGGCGCCGGATCATGGGCATGGCCAGCGGGCTCAGCACGTTGTAGAAGCCGTCCAGGTTGGTGCGCATCACCTGGTCCCAGTCGTCGGCCGTCAAGGCCGGGAAGGCGCCGTCGCGTGTCAGTCCGGCGTTGAGCACCACGCCGTAATACGCGCCGTGCGCTTCTACGTCCGCTTGCAGCACGGTCGCGCACTGTGCACGGTCGGACACGTCGAATTGCAGCACGCGCGCCTGGCGGCCGCGCGCGATGACCTCTGCCTGCACGGCCTCGGCCTGTTCGCGTTGCTGGCGGCAGTGCAGGACAAGAGCGTGGCCGGCGTCGGCCAGTGCCAAGGCAATGGCGCGGCCGATGCCACGGCTTGATCCGGTTACAAGAATGGGGGCTGCGTTCATGTCAGGGAAGCTTCCTGGGTAAATTCGTCGGGGTCCTTGGGCTGATAGACGTTCAGCCGGGCGTGGGCCAGCAGGCGGGATTCGTCGCGCAGCTCGCATTCGAAGACGCTCATGCCGCTGGCATCGATCAAGCCGCGTTGGACATGGATTGTCAGGGCCGCGCCGGCGGGCAGGGTGTCCGCGTGGCAGTCATAGCGCCGGGTGCCAAGCAGGAATCCCAGCTTGACCGGGGCGTCGGC
Coding sequences:
- a CDS encoding helix-turn-helix domain-containing protein, with amino-acid sequence MATRLAPPDPARSINAQDYQDRPRVVTAMAKEFRAGAQTGAHSHPRAQLIYAAEGVMRVTTPSGFWALPPLRALWVPAGVPHGVDMVGAVSMRSLYIQADAAAGYWRQPQVVEVSGLLRELILALTAEPIDYPLGGRAEQIAALILSELAAARVLPIQIPWPRDRRLQTICAAILDQPGLQRGMEAWGNEVGASARTLIRLFQAELGLNYRQWVQQVRLADAVCRLSEGVPVARIAADLGYRSISAFSAMFHRALGAPPQRYQQGSWRLTES
- a CDS encoding MFS transporter codes for the protein MTPAQNPVAGMSDAMAPAPAAQATAAPSSTPSTPPSTAYKVLGAISVAHLMNDMIQSILLAIYPMLKDSFSLSFAQIGLITLVYQLAASLLQPFIGLYTDRHPKPYSLPVGMSFTLAGLLLLSVAPSFGWLLVAAVLVGTGSSVFHPESSRVARMASGGRHGLAQSLFQVGGNVGSALGPLLAALFIIPHGQRSVAWFAFAALFGIVVLIGIGRWYSANRVMFKPRARTAGAGNGLSRNRVIGALAVLGVLIFSKYFYLASLNSYFTFYLIDKFGLSVREAQLYLFLFLAAVAVGTVVGGPVGDRIGRKIVIWVSILGVAPFTLLLPHANLFWTAALVVVIGMVLASAFSAIVVYAQELVPGKVGMIAGLFFGFAFGMGGVGAAALGKLADATSIGYVYQVCAYLPLLGVVAILLPNVEKPR
- a CDS encoding GGDEF domain-containing protein; this translates as MTTSLFFLMWALATALALPLLLPFQSRGVKGVRAFIAANTLAVLALLAFAAAKLVPPGAYIMASNAAWVCAISLVYVGVRQFFGLRPHIARTSGVTAAGVLAFALLLYGADHLPERMLLNSGFTCISALLTGRVIYQQRAKIRTPGVMLYLMLAIFGLAALHATRVVVYGFGFVKPVSLLEPSSWGLFFIVCGSVTVPALFLALLLLVQTWLSEQMQAALTFDSLTHAYSRRSILDELERELQRCSRSGGPLAVLVLDIDHFKSINDRYGHAAGDTALRHFAKVAQHAVRGADRFGRLGGEEFVLLMVDCDPARALVHAQRVCDALRDTPLYLQGVEVPMTASGGLATYQPGDSADVILARADVALYRAKEQGRDRVEMAFGARGAGRVHVGGLAGMAPAANAPLVTHEGAGN
- a CDS encoding prolyl oligopeptidase family serine peptidase; its protein translation is MTRTILAASIVGTTLGACATQPPPRAYPLKDFFRNPERGFFRLADDGRTLAFMQPTSVDGNPARMNIYVQPLQGSQLVGEPRQLTSETARDISNYFWKGADVVLYQKDFGGDENFHVLAVNAKTGKITDLTPYEGARASIEDDLEDDPDHVLISHNQRNPEVFDVYRVNVHTGAAVLVAQNPGNIVGWQTDHAGKVRAAVTSDGLNTTLLYRDNEASDFRPLITTDYRTNVSPSFFTFDDKKIYALSNRGRDKLSLVVIDPAQPDVEEEIFTPDTVDLDGAGYSRKRRVLTLAAYQTDKPQYKFFDAQSEALFKKLSDKLKGYDIALQGSNRDETVFIVAAYNDRTPGSRYLYDANTDTLTKLADINPAIPEADMSQVRPISYQSRDGLTIHGYLTLPAGRDPKNLPCIVNPHGGPWARDGWGYNPETQFLANRGFCVLQMNFRGSTGYGRAFWEAGFGQWGLKMQDDITDGVQWLVKQGIADPKRIGIYGASYGGYATLAGVTFTPDLYAAAVDYVGVSNLFTFMKSIPPYWKPMLDKMQDMVGHPERDKDRLAATSPALHADKIKTPLFVAQGAKDPRVAKDESDQMVAALKARGVEVEYMVKDNEGHGFHNDENKFEFYEAMEKFLTEHLKP
- a CDS encoding BPTD_2524 family lipoprotein codes for the protein MYRNLVAASALALGLAGCSLGISQDSASPHSEFKAPVAFKDAYATVIRQSNNCLRSTDNAYRVVSDLNEAAQSGVVRVLAPYTDNEMSRVDLKANGPASTDVKIVMWGKGTWDAAAMRAMQDAIYYSITSCSTYMPLDPRPPVKPSRDLPN
- a CDS encoding PaaI family thioesterase — protein: MTASAPASTDYFGLTIPFMHFIGLVPESVAPGFARTTLPWRQDLTNSRGDVHGGTLMSVLDFTLSAAARGSADATEGMATIDMNTTFLSPGTGDLVIEARCLRRGASIAFCEGDIRRADGELVARATATFKIIRRRPGGD
- the dinB gene encoding DNA polymerase IV encodes the protein MSELLRKIVHVDMDAFYASVEQRDNPDLRGKPVVVAWTGPRSVVCAASYEARRFGIHSAMSAIRAERLCPQAIYVPPDFNRYREVSRQIRQIFGRHTDLIEPLSLDEAYLDVTHNKGGLPSATEVAQVIRHQIREETGLTASAGIAPNKFLAKIASDWNKPDGQFVIRPTKVLEFLQPLPVRKVPGVGKVTQARLEQLGIHTVGDLATHSLEELAHYFGRYGRRLYELARGIDDREVQTDQPLQQVSAETTFSEDIRLDALGDAIDRMAGKVWDQALKKGALGRTVVLKLKTDRFRILTRSQTSLNPPGSAAELAALARLLCERVELPPETLYRLAGVGMSNFADPAEQSRQPDLFGGTF
- a CDS encoding GatB/YqeY domain-containing protein encodes the protein MSTATLKTRLSDAVKDAMRAKASERLTTLRFLLAAVKQKEVDERRDLNDAEITAIIEKQVKQRRESIAAFEQAGRTETAEQEKAELLVLQEFLPQAASPEEVAAAIDAALAEVAAQGVTGAPAMGKVMALLKQALAGRADMTALSQQVKARLA
- a CDS encoding beta-ketoacyl-ACP synthase, which translates into the protein MKRVVVTGMAGISALGSDWASVQQAFESGRSAIRAMPDWARFAELNTRLAGPVEDFKVPSHWTRKQLRSMGRVSQLAVRAAELALADASLLGEPSITDGRMGVACGSSVGSTAEIRAFGNMLLNGVTDDLNANSYVRMMPHTTAANVGIFFELKGRIIPTSSACTSGSQGIGYAYEAIRYGRQDMMLAGGAEELCASEALVFDALYATSQQNDTPELTPRPYDRDRDGLVIGEGSGMLVLESLDHALARGAHIHAEVVGFGSNSDGTHITRPEAATMRVAMQMALADAGLPPEAIGYVNGHGTATEQGDIAETQATHALFGARMPISTQKSYLGHTLGACGVLESWFSIEMLNRDWYAPTLNLRNIDPRCGDLDYLQGEGRRMSNEYVMNNNFAFGGINTSLIFRRWS